In Cutaneotrichosporon cavernicola HIS019 DNA, chromosome: 1, one DNA window encodes the following:
- a CDS encoding uncharacterized protein (Sucrase/ferredoxin-like), which yields MFKTLADKASSAVSSLRGSAAPSAVPSPAPSTPHSPAPLGNKHEDPGRIRQYAEMAKALQHDDIPVSHADCESCNIPCEYKDRPEGNGPTAQIGNAWDGKTYEEYVEDKYGNIEGMPDTVEQDWESDLPGSGGPPVGRVVVISTGKSNWLRDHVEEEEGLAHQINEVLQEQPNTEKKSKGGNPLDPSTYIKASAFPTPSSPFTKPVTQLPALYSSSMVSQSDDPTDQMTIVFPDWKVCLEVENSREGAQSLWDGALSGTLGRAGRLLQKDGEGVERRRSFVLPYRAIVLLCSHKNRDKRCHIAAGLLRPVLLDCLERNGVTVDEVGSSLANLDGPPLEELEATDAEREAEVGRRIENIESVQGGQGGEVGVFNISHLGGHRYAGVMLILFPSGAYLSYGRVSPHEIPRVVEETILQGKVVPGLIRSGTGLARPGAANKDMGFLSW from the exons ATGTTCAAGACTCTTGCGGACAAGGCCAGCTCGGCCGTCTCCTCCCTTCGCGGTAGCGCAGCCCCGTCCGCCGTACCCAGCCCAGCACCGAGCACTCCACACAGCCCAGCACCTCTGGGTAACAAACATGAGGACCCGGGTCGTATCAGGCAGTACGCTGAGATGGCCAAAGCGCTCCAGCACGATGACATCCCCGTGTCACACGCAGACTGTGAGAGCTGCAACATTCCGTGCGAATACAAGGACAGGCCGGAGGGTAATGGCCCAACCGCTCAGATCGGCAACGCGTGGGACGGCAAGACGTACGAAGAGTACGTTGAGGACAAGTATGGAAACATCGAGGGGATGCCAGACACGGTCGAGCAGGACTGGGAGAGTGACCTGCCTGGCAGTGGTGGACCGCCTGTgggccgcgtcgtcgtcatctcCACGGGCAAGAGCAACTGGTTGCGCGACCACGTC gaggaggaggagggactGGCGCACCAGATCAATGAGGTGTTGCAGGAGCAGCCGAACacggagaagaagagcaagGGCGGAAACCCACTCGATCCCTCGACGTACATCAAGGCGAGCGCGTTCCCTaccccctcctcgcccttcaCTAAACCCGTGACGCAGTTGCCCGCGCTCTACTCGAGCAGCATGGTCAGCCAGTCGGACGACCCAACAGACCAGATGACCATCGTCTTCCCCGACTGGAAGGTGTGCTTGGAGGTGGAGAACTCGCGTGAGGGCGCTCAGTCGCTGTGGGACGGCGCACTGTCTGGTACGCTTGGGCGTGCCGGACGCCTGCTCCAGAAGGACGGGGAGGGAGTTGAGCGCCGTCGGTCATTTGTGCTGCCGTACCGCGCCATCGTCCTGCTAT GCTCCCACAAGAACCGCGACAAGCGATGCCACATCGCGGCGGGGCTACTGCGTccggtcctcctcgactgTCTGGAGCGCAACGGTGTGACGGTCGACGAAGTCGGCTCGTCGCTTGCGAATCTGGATGGGCCAcccctcgaggagctggaaGCCACTgatgccgagcgcgaggccgaggttgggcgACGCATCGAGAATATCGAGAGCGTGCAGGGAGGTCagggtggcgaggtcggcgttTTCAACATCAGCCATCTCGGAGGTCACCGCTATGCTGGCGTTATGCTT ATCCTCTTCCCATCGGGTGCGTATCTGTCGTACGGACGCGTCTCTCCGCACGAGATTCCtcgtgtcgtcgaggaaACGATCCTCCAAGGCAAAGTGGTGCCGGGATTGATCCGCAGCGGAACTGGCCTGGCGCGCCCGGGGGCGGCGAACAAGGACATGGGTTTCTTGTCGTGGTAG
- the MSW1 gene encoding uncharacterized protein (Belongs to the class-I aminoacyl-tRNA synthetase family) has translation MMRTRIPRVVPQAGRRLASSVTATKKQEVIFSGIQPTGTPHLGNYLGLFLPFLDLQSSSNPSTPIYLSVVGLHSITLPQNPTQLISDRRNMLAALLACGVDPNRTTLYLQEQVPQHAELAWYFNTISSVGRLQRMTTWKSRLAVSRNANSEDEVSEADLRLGLFAYPVLQAADIALYKGTLVPVGEDQTQHLELARDTNEAFNRAFGDVFPIPDVQIVPQKRILSLKNPAEKMSKSAPNPASRISITDSSKDIEKRIKGAVTDADPNITFDPTGRPGVANLLTIWSALDDAGRTPGQLAEMAAAEGWGAGKLKGAVAEVVVHKLAPVRDEYARIVADPGYIRDVAARGAERARETAEKTMVEVRRVVGLGDI, from the exons ATGATGCGCACGAGGATACCGAGGGTTGTACCCCAGGCTGGGAGGAGGCTAGCCAGCTCCGTAACGGCCACGAAGAAGCAAGAGGTCATCTTCTCCGGTATTCAGCCGACTG GTACTCCTCAT CTCGGAAACTATCtcggcctcttcctccccttcctcgacctccaaAGCTCGTCCAACCCCTCAACGCCAATCTACCTTTCTGTCGTCGGTCTCCACAGCATAACCCTCCCCCAGAACCCCACCCAACTAATCTCCGACCGGCGGAACATGCTCGCGGCTCTTCTGGCATGCGGCGTAGATCCCAACCGCACAACTCTCTACCTGCAAGAACAGGTCCCCCAACACGCCGAACTCGCATGGTACTTCAACACCATCTCCTCAGTTGGCCGACTGCAGCGCATGACGACGTGGAAGAGCCGTCTGGCCGTTTCGCGTAACGCCAACTCGGAGGACGAAGTATCCGAGGCCGATCTGAGGTTGGGCCTGTTTGCGTATCCCGTGTTGCAGGCAGCCGATATCGCACTGTATAAGGGTACCCTGGTACCGGTGGGGGAGGACCAGACACAGCATCTCGAGTTGGCGCGGGATACCAACGAGGCGTTTAATCGCGCTTTCGGGGACGTGTTTCCCATCCCGGACGTGCAGATTG TGCCGCAAAAACGCATTCTGTCCCTCAAGAACCCGGCTGAGAAGATGTCCAAGTCGGCACCCAACCCCGCGTCGAGGATTAGCATCACCGACTCGTCAAAGGACATCGAGAAGAGGATCAAAGGCGCCGTCACTGACGCCGACCCGAACATTACTTTCGATCCAACCGGCCGGCCAGGCGTAGCAAACCTCCTGACCATCTGGAGCGCGCTTGATGATGCTGGCCGGACACCGGGTCAACTCGCCGAGATGGCTGCTGCGGAGGGTTGGGGCGCCGGAAAGCTCAAGGGTgcggtcgccgaggtcgtcgtgCACAAGCTCGCCCCAGTCCGGGACGAGTATGCGCGTATTGTCGCGGATCCAGGATATATTCGCGACGTTGCGGCCAGAGGCGCAGAGAGGGCTAGGGAGACGGCAGAGAAAACTATGGTCGAGGTACGCCGTGTCGTCGGGCTGGGTGATATCTAG
- a CDS encoding uncharacterized protein (thiosulfate sulfurtransferase), translating into MRLPTPTHITRMMSTSTLPKPSVPLLISAKEAVAGLPNKRDIVALDVSWHMPNSPRSATEEFASGPRIPGARRFDMDKIADHDPKTNPLGLGHMLPTIETFRDAAGKLGITRHTHVVLYDSVGLFSAPRGLFTFKAFGHDKVSVLDGGLPAWIDEGGDVEQGPPEAFKTAEYENGHLDKEMVKSYADIVAINKDGDIVLDARSHGRFTGQDPEPRPGLSSGHMPHARSLPFGDLLLPVSDGHPYTSYKSPKELRQVLVRAVGGEEAWEALLNQGADVAGTAVERQLVFSCGSGMTACVGWLAAQIVAQEEGRVVPSAVYDESWTGYASRPESEIVKGE; encoded by the exons ATGCGTTTGCCAACACCCACACACATTACTCGTATGATGTCCACTTCGACTTTGCCCAAGCCGTCCGTGCCCCTCCTAATCTCCGCCAAGGAGGCAGTTGCCGGTCTGCCCAACAAGCGA gacaTTGTCGCCTTAGATGTGTCATGGCACATGCCCaactcgccgcgctccgCAACAGAGGAGTTTGCGAGCGGGCCGCGTATCCCCGGAGCCCGCCGTTTCGACATGGACAAGATCGCCGACCATGACCCAAAGACCAACCCGCTCGGATTGGGCCACATGCTCCCGACCATCGAGACGTTTCGTGACGCGGCGGGCAAGCTTGGCATCACCCGCCATACCCACGTAGTTCTCTACGACTCTGTTGGACTGTTCTCGGCCCCCCGTGGCCTCTTTACTTTCAAGG CTTTTGGACACGACAAGGTTTCGGTGTTAGATGGCGGATTGCCAGCATGgatcgacgagggcggagaCGTGGAACAGGGACCGCCCGAGGCCTTTAAGACGGCAGAGTACGAGAATGGTCACCTCGACAAAGAGATGGTCAAGAGTTACGCCGATATCGTCGCTATTAATAAGGATGGGGATATTGTTCTCGATGCGCGCTCGCACGGCCGCTTCACGGGCCAAGATCCCGAACCTCGTCCCGGATTGTCCAGCGGCCACATGCCGCacgcgcgctcgctgccTTTTGGcgatcttctcctcccGGTATCGGACGGACATCCGTACACTTCCTACAAGAGTCCCAAGGAACTGCGCcaggtcctcgtccgcgctgttggtggtgaggaggcgTGGGAGGCCCTCCTTAATCAGGGGGCTGATGTTGCGGGCACAGCGGTTGAGCGCCAGTTGGTCTTTTCTTGCGGGTCGGGGATGACTGCGTGCGTGGGGTGGCTTGCAGCGCAGATTGTCGCCCAGGAAGAAGGCCGGGTTGTTCCCTCCGCGGTCTATGACGAGAGCTGGACGGGATATGCCAGTCGgcccgagagcgagatTGTCAAGGGCGAGTAG
- a CDS encoding uncharacterized protein (Hyaluronan / mRNA binding family): protein MSVVSKNPFELLDDGEDRATSPAPKAAAKAAPTAKQPKVIPGAAQKGGRGARPPTAPRQTYAAGGGEEGFEGERVAPSKKDHQGRDRHTKGPREDRSHTGPRSRAPGAAGARGPKGGARGGRAGAPGAPGAEKKTGPAPTENWTNEEGKAELSAENQGEKDVADDGAETPAAAAAVEEAEAEDNSKTLDQYLAERATAALGGQLAKKETRQVADDVEGKQFEREEMENFFVGGKGPKEKKERAPKKEKIRIEVDGQFAQPARAPRGDRPERGAPRGGRGGNRGRGAPRGGAARAPRQAPANVADESAFPALGA from the exons ATGTCTGTGGTCTCCAAGAACCCCTtcgagctcctcg ACGACGGAGAGGACCGCGCCACCTCGCCGGCCcccaaggccgccgccaaggccgctcCCACCGCCAAGCAGCCCAAGGTCATCCCCGGCGCTGCCCAGAAGGGCGGCCGTGGTGCCCGCCCCCCCACTGCCCCGCGCCAGACCTACGCCgccggtggtggtgaggaagggttcgagggcgagcgtgTCG CTCCCTCCAAGAAGGACCACCAGGGTCGCGACCGCCACACCAAGGGTCCCCGTGAGGACCGCTCGCACACTGGCCCCCGCTCGCGTGCTCCCGGTGCTGCTGGTGCCCGTGGCCCCAAGGGCGGTGCTCGTGGTGGTCGTGCTGGTGCTCCCGGCGCCCCTGGTGCTGAGAAGAAGACCGGCCCCGCGCCAACTGAGAACTGGAccaacgaggagggcaaggccgagctgaGCGCCGAGAACCagggcgagaaggacgtcgccgacgacggcgccgagactcccgccgccgccgccgccgttgaggaggctgaggccgaggacaacTCGAAGACTCTTGACCagtacctcgccgagcgggCGActgccgccctcggcggccagctcgccaagaaggagacgcgccaggtcgccgacgacgtcgagggcaagcagTTTGAGcgtgaggagatggagaacTTCTTCGTTGGCGGCAAG GGCcccaaggagaagaaggagcgtgctcccaagaaggagaagatccgcatcgaggtcgacggccAGTTCGCACAGCCTGCCCGTGCTCCCCGCGGGGACCGCCCGGAGCGTGGTGCTCCCCGTGGCGGCCGTGGTGGCAACCGTGGCCGTGGTGCTCCCCGGGGTGGTGCCGCCCGCGCTCCCCGCCAGGCGCCCGCCAACGTTGCTGACGAGAGCGCGTtccccgccctcggcgcttAA
- the VPS21 gene encoding uncharacterized protein (Rab subfamily of small GTPases), producing MASEDPNVKAVQVKLVLLGEAAVGKSSLVLRFVQNDFNENTSPTIGAAFLTQKCRLENRVVKFEIWDTAGQERFHSLAPMYYRNAAAAVVVYDITKAASLEKAKAWVKELQRQANPNIVIALVGNKLDLVDSDEAAPPADEEAEEEAPVDGPRQVPTAEAEAYAKECGLLFFEASAKTGTNVQDVFTEIAKAIPLDTIAPKPAAGGAQGRRSAANAAAGENARVDLGEGQAAKKGGCC from the exons ATGGCTTCAGAGGACCCCAACGTCAAGGCTGTACAGGTCAAGCTTGTCCTTCTCG GCGAAGCGGCCGTCGGCAAGTCGTCGCTCGTCCTGCGCTTCGTACAGAACGACTTTAATGAGAACACGTCACCAACTATCGGTGCCGCCTTCCTCACACAGAAATGCCGCCTGGAGAACCGCGTTGTTAAGTTTGAGATCTG GGACACGGCCGGCCAAGAACGCTTCCACTCTCTCGCGCCGATGTACTACCGCAACGCTGCCGCCGCAGTTGTCGTCTACGACATCACCAAGGCGGCCAGCCTCGAGAAGGCAAAGGCGTGGGTCAAGGAACTGCAGCGGCAGGCCAACCCCAACATTGTGATTGCGCTGGTCGGCaacaagctcgacctcgtcgacagcgacgaggcggcACCGCccgcggacgaggaggccgaggaggaagcgccGGTCGACGGGCCACGCCAGGTGCCTACTGCCGAGGCTGAAGCGTATGCGAAGGAGTGTGGCCTTCTCTTCTTCGAGGCGTCGGCCAAGACGGGCACCAACGTCCAGGATGTGTTCACCGAGATTG ccaaGGCTATTCCCCTCGACACTATCGCGCCCAAGCCGGCAGCGGGCGGCGCACAGGGCCGCCGCTCTGCAGCCAACGCCGCGGCCGGCGAGAACGcacgcgtcgacctcggcgagggccaGGCAGCCAAGAAGGGCGGGTGCTGCTAG
- the HGT20 gene encoding uncharacterized protein (Belongs to the major facilitator superfamily. Sugar transporter (TC 2.A.1.1) family), producing MFSSHVFKAIAWACISSWYYGYHLAELNYPANGLTCHPSPNDGTAPLRPCLGLDAIKYSAVTALLTAGGLVGSALSDSVVRSQGVPGGIAWTGWLNLVGALMMALAPHWGVLALGRFIAGLSCGLAICLVPPYLATVARTTPELASRSGQIGSLNQLAIVIGICSSQVMGMLLTGPTGDKPGGWRYVLVVSALASIVQIGMGEHHMTQNYVPHDPDEPRDEAAAPLLPAPGTAAPNDQLSIRAVLSNPSLRGPALLITTIMVLQQLSGVNAVLFYSTPVLSSVLQGAGAGALSVGITVVNALMTLPAIALVDKLGRRTLLLASATSMAFMSIMLAVGLDQNREYLSSFAIVAFIAAFAIGLGPVPFLLVSDMMPAPAIPAVSSLALSGSWITNFIVAMGFIPLRDALSEPADPNDPGNGARLGEGRVFYVFTFMLVLMVSVVLRGVHT from the exons ATGTTCTCGTCGCACGTCTTCAAGGCTATCGCCTGGGCCTGCATCTCGTCATGGTACT ACGGATACCACCTCGCGGAGCTCAACTACCCAGCCAACGGGCTAACCTGCCACCCGTCCCCGAACGACGGCACTGCGCCACTGCGCCCCTgtctcggccttgatgcGATCAAGTACTCGGCCGTGACGGCGCTTCTCACTGCCGGCGGACTGGTCGGCAGCGCGCTGAGTGACAGCGTCGTGCGCTCGCAGGGCGTGCCGGGCGGTATTGCGTGGACAGGATggctcaacctcgtcggcgcgctcatGATGGCACTCGCGCCGCACTGGGGTGTGCTGGCGCTTGGGCG CTTCATCGCAGGCTTGTCGTGCGGCCTCGCAATCTGCCTCGTTCCGCCTTACCTCGCGACGGTCGCGCGCACGACTCCAGAACTCGCTTCGCGCTCCGGTCAGATCGGCTCGCTCAACCAGCTCGCGATCGTCATCGGCATCTGCTCGTCACAAGTAATGGGCATGCTGCTGACTGGGCCT ACTGGCGACAAGCCGGGCGGCTGGCGCTACGTTCTTGTTGTCAGCGCGTTAGCGTCCATCGTACAGATCGGGATGGGCGAGCACCACATGACTCAGAACTATGTTCCGCATGACCCGGACGAGCCTCGcgatgagg CAGCTgcgcccctcctccccgccccaGGGACAGCTGCACCGAATGACCAGCTGTCCATCCGCGCGGTACTGTCAAACCCGTCTCTCCGTGGCCCGGCGCTGCTCATCACCACTATCATGGTACTGCAGCAGCTGAGCGGCGTCAACGCTGTCCTCTTCTACTCTACGCCTGTTCTGTCGTCAGTGCTCCAGGGTGCCGGGGCTGGCGCGCTCAGCGTCGGCATCACTGTCGTCAACGCGCTCATGACGCTCCCGGCCATCGCTCTAGTTGAC aaACTCGGTCGTCGTACCCTCCTCTTAGCTTCAGCGACAAGCATGGCCTTCATGAGCATCATGCTCGctgtcggcctcgaccagAACAGAGAGTACCTCTCGAGTTTTGCCATTGTGGCATTTATC gcggCCTTCGCCATCGGCCTTGGCCCCGTCCCCTTCCTCTTGGTTTCGGACATGATGCCTGCCCCTGCGATTCCCGCCGTCTCatccctcgccctctcgGGATCATGGATCACAAACTTCATCGTCGCAATGGGTTTCATCCCCCTACGCGATGCGCTCAGCGAGCCCGCGGACCCCAACGATCCCGGTAACGGCGCGCGGCTCGGCGAAGGCCGCGTGTTCTACGTCTTCACGTTTATGCTCGTGCTCATGGTCTCCGTCGTGCTCCGGGGTGTGCACACGTGA
- the CPA2 gene encoding uncharacterized protein (Carbamoyl-phosphate synthetase large chain, oligomerisation domain) has protein sequence MLRSLPVSRFARAVPAIRARAVVGVAARRGYAVAAPAVGNFGQVDGKATLNSPSEIARRISAQVLPQLEKPDVKKVLVVGSGGLSIGQAGEFDYSGSQAIKALRESDIETILINPNIATIQTSHHLASEIYFLPVTADYVAYVLEKERPDGILLTFGGQSALNVGIQLEKMGVLERLGVQVLGTPIRTLEISEDRDLFVQALNEIDIPAAQSTAVSNIQDALDAAKVIGYPIILRSAFSLGGLGSGFAHDEEELRNLAARSLSLSPQVLIEKSLKGWKEVEYEVVRDAADNTIICCNMENFDPLGTHTGDSIVVAPSQTLTDDEYHMLRSAAIKIVRHVGVVGECNVQYALDPNSRDYRVIEMNARLSRSSALASKATGYPLAYTAAKIALGHTLPELPNAVTKSTTACFEPSLDYIVTKIPKWDLAKFQHVERNVGSAMKSVGEVMAIGRTFEESLQKAIRQVDPNFNGFEAYWKPEDMITALTENNDRRLFAIAHAMLNLDYSIDYLHDVTKIDKWFLYKLENIVNVYKQVQSTPFDKIEKELMTTAKKTGFSDLHIAQLTGKTEGEVRALRKSFGVTPFVKRIDTLAAEFPAYTNYLYTSYNASTHDVEFDDNGTMVLGSGVYRIGSSVEFDWCAVTCSRAIRDLGKKTIMINYNPETVSTDFDEADRLYFEELGFERVMDIYDLEAASGVVVSVGGQLPQNIALRLKKAGVNVLGTDPEMIDSAEDRHKFSSILDSIGVDQPAWTEASSLDAAKEFAGRVGYPVLIRPSYVLSGAAMNVVWDEAQLESMLSLATNVSPDHPVVISQFIDNAQEIDVDAVAHKGKLLVHAVSEHVENAGVHSGDATLVLPPFSVSKHDLGRFKEIAQKVAEAFQISGPFNMQIIRKPPVGEEDAELKVIECNLRASRSFPFVSKVLGHNFIDTASAAIMDTNVPAPIDLMAEKRDYVAIKVPQFSWTRLPGADPFLGVEMASTGEVASFGKDIYDAYWAALLSVNGMKLPKANSGILLGGDVSRPEMAEVAKNLINLGFSLYTYDSKVEQHINDQPYLQIKKILVPVKDKKKLREILEEHEIQTVINMARSRATTTLDEDYAARRAAVDFGIPLINNPKLAVLFTETLEKKFVKNNPIPYSEGFKPTEVGSWRDFRVTYQAPS, from the exons ATGCtccgctccctccccgTTTCGCGCTTTGCCCGCGCCGTTCCTGCTATCAGGGCTAGGGCAGTGGTTGGTgtcgccgctcgccgcgggTATGCTGTTGCTGCGCCAGCGGTTGGCAACTTTGGGCAGGTCGACGGCAAGGCGACCCTCAACTCGCCCTCTGAGATTGCGCGCCGGATATCGGCGCAGGTGCTGCcgcagctcgagaagcCTGATGTGAAGAAGGTACTCGTCGTTGGATCGGGTGGTCTGTCAATTGGACAGGCCGGCGAGTTTGACTACTCTG GCTCGCAGGCCATCAAGGCACTCCGTGAGAGCGACATTGAGACCATTCTCATCAACCCCAACATTGCTACTATCCAGACCTCGCACCACCTCGCTAGCGAGATCTACTTCCTCCCCGTCACTGCCGACTATGTCGCGTACGtgctcgagaaggagcgccCGGATGGTATCCTCCTCACTTTCGGTGGACAGTCGGCTCTCAACGTCGGTAtccagctcgagaagatggGTGTGCTTGAACGCCTCGGCGTTCAGGTTCTTGGCACGCCGATCCGCACGCTCGAGATCTCGGAGGACCGTGACCTCTTCGTGCAGGCCCTCAACGAGATTGACATTCCCGCCGCCCAGTCAACTGCCGTGTCCAATATTCaggacgcgctcgatgcCGCCAAGGTCATTGGATACCCGATCATTCTCCGTTCGGCGTTCTCGCTCGGTGGCCTCGGCTCGGGCTTTGCccacgacgaggaggagcttCGTAACCTTGCCGCGCggtcgctctcgctctcccCTCAGGTCCTAATTGAGAAGTCGCTCAAGGGCTggaaggaggtcgagtaCGAGGTTGTCCGTGACGCTGCCGACAACACGATCATTTGCTGCAACATGGAGAACTTTGACCCCCTCGGCACACACACTGGTGACTCGATTGTCGTCGCGCCCTCGCAGACcctcaccgacgacgagtaccACATGCTCCGTTCGGCTGCCATCAAGATTGTGCGCCACGTcggtgtcgtcggcgagtgCAACGTCCAGTACGCTCTCGACCCCAACAGCCGCGACTACCGTGTCATTGAGATGAACGCCCGTCTGTCGCGTTCGTCGGCCCTCGCCTCCAAGGCTACCGGTTACCCGCTCGCATACACTGCTGCCAAGATTGCTCTCGGCCACACCCTGCCCGAGCTCCCCAACGCCGTCACCAAGTCGACGACAGCGTGCTTTGAGCCCTCGCTCGACTACATTGTCACAAAGATCCCCAAGTGGGACCTGGCAAAGTTCCagcacgtcgagcgcaACGTTGGCTCGGCCATGAAGTCGGTTGGTGAGGTGATGGCCATTGGCCGTACCTTTGAGGAGTCGCTCCAGAAGGCTATCCGTCAGGTCGACCCCAACTTCAACGGCTTTGAGGCTTACTGGAAGCCCGAGGACATGATCACTGCTCTCACTGAGAACAACGACCGCCGCCTCTTCGCCATTGCCCACGCCatgctcaacctcgactaCTCGATCGACTACCTGCACGACGTGACCAAGATTGACAAGTGGTTCCTCTACAAGCTTGAGAACATTGTCAACGTCTACAAGCAGGTCCAGTCGACGCCCTTTGACAAGATTGAGAAGGAGCTCATGACGACCGCCAAGAAGACTGGCTTCTCCGACCTCCACATTGCACAGCTTACTGGCAAGACCGAGGGTGAGGTCCGCGCCCTCCGCAAGTCGTTCGGCGTCACCCCCTTCGTCAAGCGTATCGACACGCTTGCCGCCGAGTTCCCCGCCTACACCAACTACCTTTACACTTCGTACAACGCCTCCACCCACGACGTCGAGTTTGACGACAACGGAACCATGGTTCTTGGCTCGGGTGTCTACCGTATTGGTTCGTCGGTCGAGTTTGACTGGTGCGCTGTTACTTGCTCGCGAGCTatccgcgacctcggcaagaAGACCATCATGATCAACTACAACCCCGAGACCGTGTCGaccgactttgacgaggcTGACCGCCTCTACttcgaggagcttggctTTGAGCGTGTCATGGACATCtacgacctcgaggccgcctCGGGTGTCGTTGTTTCCGTTGGTGGCCAGCTGCCCCAGAACATTGCCCTCCGTCTCAAGAAGGCCGGCGTCAACGTGCTCGGCACTGACCCCGAGATGATCGACTCGGCTGAGGACCGTCACAAGTTCTCGTCGATCCTCGACTCCATTGGTGTTGACCAGCCCGCGTGGACTGAGGcctcgtcgctcgacgccgcAAAGGAGTTTGCCGGCCGTGTCGGCTACCCCGTCCTTATCCGCCCCTCGTACGTTCTCTCGGGTGCCGCCATGAACGTCGTCTGGGACGAAGCCCAGCTCGAGTCCATGCTCTCGCTTGCCACCAACGTCTCGCCCGACCACCCGGTCGTCATCTCGCAGTTCATCGACAACGCGCAGGAGATTGACgttgacgccgtcgcccacaagggcaagctccTTGTCCACGCCGTTTCCGAGCACGTCGAGAACGCCGGTGTCCACTCTGGTGACGCCACTCTTgtccttcctcccttctccGTCAGCAAGCACGACCTCGGTCGCTTCAAGGAGATTGCGCAgaaggtcgccgaggcgttCCAGATCTCGGGCCCCTTCAACATGCAGATCATCCGCAAGCCGCCTGTTGGTGAagaggacgccgagctcaaggtcaTCGAGTGCAACCTCCGTGCCTCCCGTTCGTTCCCCTTCGTGTCCAAGGTTCTTGGCCACAACTTCATCGACACGGCCTCGGCTGCCATCATGGACACGAACGTACCCGCTCCCATCGACCTCAtggccgagaagcgcgaCTATGTTGCCATCAAGGTGCCGCAGTTCTCATGGACCCGTCTTCCCGGTGCCGACCCCTTCCTCGGTGTCGAGATGGCGTCGACCGGTGAGGTCGCCTCGTTCGGCAAGGACATCTACGACGCGTACTGggccgccctcctctccgtcAACGGCATGAAGCTCCCCAAGGCCAACTCGGGTATCCTTCTCGGCGGTGACGTTTCGCGTcccgagatggccgaggtcgccaagaacctcatcaacctcggcTTCAGCCTGTACACGTACGACTccaaggtcgagcagcACATCAACGACCAGCCGTACCTCCAGATCAAGAAGATTCTCGTTCCcgtcaaggacaagaagaagctcCGTGAGATTCTTGAGGAGCACGAGATCCAGACTGTCATCAACATGGCCCGTTCGCgtgccaccaccaccctcgacgaggactaTGCGgcccgtcgcgccgccgtcgactTTGGCATCCCGCTCATCAACAACCccaagctcgccgtcctgttcaccgagacgctcgagaagaagtTTGTCAAGAACAACCCCATCCCATACTCGGAGGGCTTCAAGCCTACAGAGGTCGGCTCGTGGCGCGACTTT CGCGTAACTTATCAAG CTCCATCCTAG
- the TIM10 gene encoding uncharacterized protein (Tim10/DDP family zinc finger) — protein sequence MSFLFGGAPQNAGTVDPVKMEMATVELDMVTDMFNRLVNSCHAKCIQPDPRKHWYAEADLNKGEAVCIDRCTAKFFEVNKKVGDRLNAMGGQAQATGSFGM from the exons ATGTCGTTCCTCTTTGGCGGTGCTC CCCAAAATGCCGGTACGGTCGACCCGGTCAagatggagatggcgacggtcgagcttgacatGGTCACTGACATGTT CAaccgcctcgtcaactCGTGCCACGCCAAGTGCATCCAGCCCGACCCGCGCAAGCACTGgtacgccgaggccgacctgAACAAGGGCGAGGCAGTGTGCATTGACCGGTGTACGGCAAAGTTCTTCGAGGTCAACAAGAAGGTTGGCGACCGCCTTAATGCCATGGGTGGGCAGGCGCAGGCTACTGGCTCGTTTGGTATGTAG